A stretch of Patescibacteria group bacterium DNA encodes these proteins:
- a CDS encoding PBP1A family penicillin-binding protein: MPIDHFKNLGNKSSWTNKRVGSSNVSYSVNPRIQKLQKRKNIFKTPKIFSKKLNVELKNRPIKNISTKYTLKSLKKNKKQFKKFIIKMIPKAIIAFILLLIFTLILFAWYSRDLPDPNKIIDRSIVQSTKIYDKTGETMLYDVHGNVQRTLIEIKDLPPYVVNATISIEDKNFYNHKGISIWGILRGQIVPRLKGQRAQGGSTLTQQFVKNAILTDERSIERKIKEWILSYRIERKYSKEEILKMYFNEIPYGSVLYGIESASNYYFDKHAKDLTIAEAATLAAMPQAPSYYSPYGPNREELIGRQQYILGLMLKQKYITQEEHDNAIAEKLVFKQKENNIKAPHFVFYVKDELVEILGEKLVEQGGLKVITTLDYKKQEFAENLIKEKTENYPSKYNANNAALLSIDVKSGDIISMVGSRDFWNDDIDGQVNITLSKRQPGSSIKPLIYTLAFEKGYQPETIVFDVPTIFKTDSGNYEPKNYDLKNHGPIALRNALSGSLNIPAVKVLYLVGIPNALNYLKNIGYTTIGSEDRYGLSLVLGGLEVKMMEHLNGFATLARNGVEKPTRSILKVEDSNGKVLYEAKDSKGKKVMDEEATRKTTSALSDNSARSFIFGENNYLTLGDIPVAAKTGTTNDFNDAWTIGYTPNIATAVWVGNNDNKKMTSGADGSVVAAPIWNAFMREALKDIPKTGFAGYDRKEISKPMLGGAMMQETKVRIDSSSGLLATENTPPGSIIEKTFNKIHNILHYINREDPLGSIPEDPSVDPNYFSWEEAVVKWAKENNIETSDPPTEYETTHTEENKPNLNITSPQNNSTISENNINIEVNVNAKNGNEINRVVYKIDDKFIGSNNNYPYNYNYDFNDLIENGEHILSVIVYDQDENFREQKIKLYLDLTE; encoded by the coding sequence ATGCCAATAGATCATTTTAAAAACCTAGGGAATAAATCAAGCTGGACAAACAAACGTGTAGGTAGTTCTAATGTTAGTTATTCAGTAAATCCAAGAATTCAAAAATTGCAAAAAAGAAAAAATATATTCAAAACGCCAAAAATCTTTTCAAAAAAATTAAATGTAGAATTAAAAAATAGACCTATAAAAAATATCTCTACAAAATATACATTGAAAAGTCTGAAAAAAAACAAAAAGCAATTCAAAAAGTTTATTATTAAAATGATACCAAAAGCAATTATAGCTTTTATATTATTATTAATATTTACACTTATATTATTTGCATGGTACTCCCGTGACTTACCAGATCCAAACAAGATTATAGATAGATCTATCGTACAGAGTACAAAAATTTATGATAAAACTGGAGAAACAATGCTCTATGATGTTCATGGTAATGTGCAACGTACTCTAATAGAAATAAAAGATTTGCCCCCTTATGTAGTAAATGCAACTATATCAATAGAAGATAAAAATTTTTATAATCACAAAGGAATTTCTATTTGGGGAATATTACGAGGTCAGATAGTACCACGATTAAAGGGTCAAAGAGCGCAAGGTGGTTCTACACTTACTCAACAATTTGTAAAAAATGCAATTCTTACAGATGAAAGAAGTATAGAGAGAAAAATAAAAGAATGGATTTTATCATATAGAATAGAAAGAAAATACTCCAAAGAAGAAATACTCAAAATGTATTTCAATGAAATTCCTTATGGATCAGTGTTATATGGAATAGAGTCTGCTTCAAACTACTATTTTGACAAACACGCAAAAGACCTAACAATAGCAGAAGCAGCCACTCTTGCAGCAATGCCTCAGGCTCCTTCATATTATTCTCCTTATGGTCCAAATAGGGAAGAACTTATTGGAAGACAACAATATATTTTAGGACTAATGCTCAAACAAAAATATATTACTCAAGAAGAACATGACAATGCAATAGCTGAAAAATTAGTTTTCAAACAAAAAGAAAATAATATAAAAGCACCTCACTTTGTTTTTTATGTAAAAGATGAACTCGTAGAAATTTTGGGAGAAAAATTAGTAGAACAAGGTGGGCTAAAAGTTATCACAACACTTGATTACAAAAAACAAGAATTTGCAGAAAATTTAATAAAAGAAAAAACAGAAAATTATCCATCTAAATACAATGCAAACAATGCTGCACTTCTTTCAATAGACGTAAAGAGTGGAGATATAATATCCATGGTTGGTTCACGTGATTTCTGGAATGATGATATTGATGGACAAGTGAATATTACCTTATCAAAAAGACAACCAGGAAGTTCTATAAAACCTCTTATATATACACTAGCTTTTGAAAAAGGATATCAACCAGAAACCATTGTGTTTGATGTTCCCACTATATTCAAAACTGACTCAGGAAACTATGAGCCAAAAAATTATGATCTAAAAAATCATGGACCAATAGCCCTTAGAAATGCACTTTCTGGATCACTAAATATTCCAGCTGTAAAAGTTTTATACCTCGTAGGAATTCCAAATGCATTAAATTATTTAAAAAATATTGGATATACAACGATAGGAAGTGAAGACAGATATGGACTATCTCTTGTTCTTGGTGGACTTGAAGTAAAAATGATGGAACATTTAAATGGATTTGCGACTCTTGCAAGAAATGGCGTAGAAAAACCAACAAGATCAATTCTAAAAGTAGAAGATTCAAATGGAAAAGTCCTCTATGAAGCAAAAGATTCAAAAGGTAAAAAAGTAATGGATGAAGAAGCAACAAGAAAAACCACAAGTGCTCTATCCGACAATAGCGCCAGAAGTTTTATATTTGGAGAAAATAATTATCTAACTCTTGGCGATATTCCTGTTGCAGCAAAAACAGGAACTACAAATGATTTCAATGACGCTTGGACAATAGGTTATACTCCAAATATTGCCACAGCTGTTTGGGTAGGAAACAATGACAACAAAAAAATGACTAGTGGTGCCGATGGTAGTGTTGTAGCTGCTCCTATTTGGAATGCATTTATGAGAGAGGCTCTAAAAGACATTCCAAAAACAGGGTTTGCTGGCTATGATAGAAAAGAAATATCAAAACCAATGCTTGGTGGTGCTATGATGCAAGAAACAAAAGTAAGGATAGATAGTTCTTCTGGATTACTCGCTACAGAGAATACCCCACCTGGATCCATAATAGAAAAAACATTCAATAAAATTCACAATATTTTACATTATATAAATAGAGAAGATCCACTCGGTAGTATTCCAGAAGATCCTAGTGTTGATCCAAATTATTTTTCATGGGAAGAAGCGGTAGTTAAATGGGCAAAGGAAAATAATATAGAAACAAGTGATCCTCCCACAGAATATGAGACTACTCATACAGAGGAAAATAAACCTAATCTAAATATTACAAGTCCACAAAACAATAGTACAATTTCTGAAAATAATATAAATATAGAAGTAAATGTAAATGCAAAAAATGGAAATGAAATAAATAGAGTAGTTTACAAAATAGATGATAAGTTTATAGGATCAAATAACAACTACCCATATAATTATAATTACGATTTTAATGATTTAATTGAAAATGGGGAACATATATTGTCTGTAATAGTTTATGATCAAGATGAAAACTTTAGAGAACAAAAAATAAAGTTATACTTAGATTTGACAGAATAA
- a CDS encoding pyrimidine dimer DNA glycosylase/endonuclease V, which produces MRLWSIHPKYLDKIGLVALWRESLLAKKVLEGKTKGYKNHPQLERFKKSKNSISSINQYLLYIIEEAKRRNYNFDVKKIQIPKKFETIKVNSKQLEYEFNHLIKKLEKRSPDEIKKLKAIKKIEANSIFETIQGKIENWEKLK; this is translated from the coding sequence ATGAGACTCTGGAGTATACATCCAAAATATTTAGACAAGATTGGTCTCGTAGCTTTGTGGCGAGAATCTCTTCTTGCAAAAAAAGTCCTTGAAGGAAAAACAAAAGGCTACAAAAATCACCCTCAATTAGAAAGATTCAAAAAATCAAAAAATTCTATTTCATCAATAAATCAGTATTTACTATATATAATAGAAGAAGCCAAAAGAAGAAATTATAATTTTGATGTAAAAAAGATTCAAATACCAAAAAAATTTGAAACAATAAAAGTAAACTCAAAACAATTAGAATATGAATTCAATCATCTAATAAAAAAATTAGAAAAAAGATCTCCAGATGAAATTAAAAAACTCAAAGCAATAAAAAAAATAGAAGCTAATTCTATTTTTGAAACTATACAAGGTAAAATTGAAAATTGGGAAAAATTAAAATAA
- a CDS encoding GIY-YIG nuclease family protein produces the protein MFYIYIIQSINFKSKFYTGFSKYLKNRLNDHNRGISPYTNKFRPWKLIYYCVFLDKKKALDFERYLKTASGIAFRNKRLI, from the coding sequence ATGTTTTATATTTATATTATTCAAAGCATTAATTTTAAATCCAAATTTTATACAGGTTTTTCTAAATATTTAAAAAATAGATTGAATGATCATAACAGAGGAATATCTCCATATACTAATAAATTTAGACCTTGGAAACTAATTTATTATTGCGTGTTTTTAGATAAGAAAAAAGCTTTAGATTTTGAAAGATATTTAAAAACAGCTTCCGGAATAGCTTTTAGAAATAAAAGATTAATCTAG
- the trmD gene encoding tRNA (guanosine(37)-N1)-methyltransferase TrmD — protein sequence MQFDIITIFPKVLDSYYNESIIGRAQKNKLIKINYTNLRDFTTDQHRSVDDSPYGGGPGMILKIEPIARALKSIRRKKKSKIVLLDPKGKLYNHKKALEFSKLDQIIFVNGYYEGIDSRVDELVDEKISMGEFVLSNSELATAMIIDSASRLIKGVLGNEESLSVESYSDNFVEYPQYTRPEQIKIEKNIYKVPEILLSGNHKEIETWRREKRK from the coding sequence ATGCAATTCGATATAATCACAATTTTCCCAAAAGTTTTGGACTCTTATTATAATGAGAGTATTATTGGTCGTGCACAAAAAAATAAATTAATAAAGATAAATTATACAAATCTTCGAGATTTTACTACCGACCAACATAGAAGTGTTGATGACTCACCATATGGTGGGGGACCAGGAATGATTTTAAAAATTGAACCAATAGCACGTGCATTAAAATCAATTCGTAGGAAGAAGAAATCAAAAATAGTTTTACTTGATCCAAAAGGAAAATTATACAATCACAAAAAAGCACTTGAATTTTCAAAACTCGATCAAATAATTTTTGTAAATGGGTATTATGAAGGAATAGATTCTAGAGTAGATGAGCTGGTAGATGAAAAAATTTCTATGGGAGAATTTGTGCTATCAAATAGTGAACTTGCAACTGCTATGATAATTGATTCTGCCTCGCGACTTATAAAAGGAGTACTTGGAAATGAAGAATCTCTTAGTGTAGAATCATATTCTGATAATTTTGTAGAATATCCACAATACACAAGACCAGAGCAAATTAAGATTGAAAAAAATATTTATAAAGTTCCAGAAATTCTTTTGTCTGGTAATCATAAGGAAATAGAGACGTGGAGAAGAGAAAAAAGAAAGTGA
- a CDS encoding DUF167 domain-containing protein translates to MKYNIKIQTNAKKNEITEQRDDFLKIKLNAIPEKGKANEELIKFLSKHFKTSKSNIEIIKGHTTHNKIVEIN, encoded by the coding sequence ATGAAATACAATATAAAAATTCAAACAAATGCCAAAAAAAATGAAATCACGGAACAACGTGATGATTTTTTAAAAATAAAATTAAATGCAATCCCAGAAAAAGGAAAAGCAAATGAAGAACTTATAAAATTTCTTTCAAAACATTTCAAAACTTCAAAATCAAATATAGAAATTATAAAAGGACATACAACTCATAATAAAATTGTTGAAATAAATTAA
- a CDS encoding GNAT family N-acetyltransferase gives MSIISYKIRELEYSDLDLEKGFFYTLGNLTDSPILDLEKSKKIYDKIKSQGTYIFVAVSDDEQIVGSISLLLEQKFIHGGSIVGHIEDVVTRKGYEGNGIASALLNCAIDFAKENKCYKVILDCKDDLIKFYEKFGFEHFKHKGNCMRIDF, from the coding sequence ATGTCTATAATAAGCTATAAAATAAGGGAATTAGAGTATAGTGATCTTGATTTAGAAAAGGGGTTTTTTTATACTTTAGGAAATTTAACAGATTCTCCTATTTTGGATTTAGAAAAATCAAAAAAAATATATGATAAAATAAAATCTCAAGGTACTTATATTTTTGTCGCTGTTTCAGATGATGAGCAAATAGTTGGTAGTATTTCATTATTGTTAGAGCAAAAATTTATTCATGGTGGATCTATAGTTGGCCATATAGAAGATGTTGTAACAAGAAAAGGGTATGAAGGAAATGGAATAGCGAGTGCATTGTTGAATTGTGCGATAGATTTTGCCAAAGAAAATAAATGTTATAAAGTGATTCTTGATTGTAAAGATGATCTTATAAAGTTTTATGAAAAATTTGGATTTGAACATTTTAAACACAAAGGAAATTGCATGAGAATTGATTTTTAA
- the tyrS gene encoding tyrosine--tRNA ligase produces MDKINNDKFNELLTRGVQDIVGREDLEKKLKSNEKMKIYIGADPNRPDIHIGHAVAIRKLRKFQELGHKIIFLIGDFTAQIGDPTGKDEARQQLSPAEVKKNAKTYRNQISKILDFKGKNKAEIKYNSDWNKKLKFQGLIELASNFTVQQFLERDMYQKRIKEGKPISLHEFFYPLMQAYDSVFMDVDMEVGGNDQLFNMLCGRTLMQKLKNKNKIVMTFQMLEGTDGRKMSKSYDNYVGVNDLPNDMFGKVMSITDDLIIKYFMLCTDLKMSEIKELENKMKSGENPRNLKSRLAYEIVSIYHGEQYAKLAQCEFDNVFKNKEKPADIKKVSLGDDKDIINLLYEFELVTSKTEARKMIEQNAVKVNDEKITDMNFVFKKGEKYLIQVGKRRFLEIE; encoded by the coding sequence ATGGATAAAATTAATAATGACAAATTTAATGAACTTCTAACTCGTGGAGTGCAAGATATTGTAGGACGTGAGGATTTGGAGAAAAAATTAAAATCAAATGAAAAAATGAAAATTTATATTGGGGCTGATCCAAACAGGCCAGATATTCATATTGGTCACGCCGTGGCAATTAGAAAACTTCGAAAATTTCAAGAGTTAGGACATAAAATAATTTTTCTTATTGGTGATTTTACAGCACAGATTGGAGATCCAACTGGCAAAGATGAGGCACGTCAACAATTATCCCCGGCTGAAGTAAAGAAAAATGCAAAAACTTATAGAAATCAAATCTCAAAGATATTAGACTTCAAAGGAAAAAACAAGGCTGAGATAAAATATAATTCAGATTGGAATAAAAAATTAAAATTTCAAGGCTTGATAGAGCTTGCCTCAAACTTTACAGTACAACAATTTTTAGAGCGTGATATGTATCAAAAAAGAATAAAAGAAGGTAAGCCAATTTCACTTCACGAATTTTTTTATCCACTTATGCAAGCATATGATAGTGTATTTATGGACGTTGACATGGAAGTTGGTGGAAATGATCAATTATTCAATATGCTTTGTGGCAGAACTTTGATGCAAAAGTTGAAAAACAAGAATAAAATTGTAATGACCTTCCAAATGCTTGAAGGAACTGATGGAAGAAAAATGTCAAAGTCATATGACAATTATGTTGGAGTAAATGATTTGCCAAATGATATGTTTGGAAAAGTTATGTCTATCACAGATGATTTGATTATAAAATATTTTATGCTTTGCACAGATTTGAAAATGAGTGAAATCAAAGAGCTAGAAAACAAAATGAAAAGTGGTGAAAATCCAAGAAACTTGAAATCAAGATTGGCATATGAAATTGTGAGTATTTATCATGGAGAACAATATGCAAAATTAGCGCAATGTGAATTTGATAATGTTTTTAAAAACAAAGAAAAACCGGCTGATATAAAAAAGGTTTCTCTAGGTGATGATAAGGATATTATCAATTTACTTTATGAATTTGAATTGGTAACATCAAAAACAGAAGCAAGGAAAATGATTGAGCAAAATGCTGTGAAAGTAAATGATGAAAAAATTACTGATATGAATTTTGTCTTCAAAAAAGGCGAAAAATATTTGATTCAAGTTGGAAAGAGAAGATTTTTGGAAATAGAATAA
- a CDS encoding tryptophan-rich sensory protein: MLKKIAQFIVSILVCLSAGFIGSLFTTPNIPTWYSTLQKPSFNPPNWLFAPVWTSLFILMGISLYLILQKENNKKAIFIFTIQLILNIAWSFSFFALQNPLYGLINILILLIFIILTITNFYKLNRTSAYLLLPYLFWVSFATILNFYLYKLN; encoded by the coding sequence ATGTTAAAAAAAATAGCACAATTTATAGTCTCAATCTTAGTATGTCTCTCAGCTGGATTTATTGGTTCACTTTTTACAACACCAAATATTCCTACTTGGTATAGCACATTACAAAAACCATCATTTAATCCACCAAATTGGTTATTTGCTCCAGTATGGACTTCTCTATTTATACTAATGGGAATATCTCTTTATTTAATATTGCAAAAAGAAAACAATAAAAAAGCAATTTTCATTTTTACAATACAATTGATACTAAACATTGCTTGGTCTTTTTCATTTTTTGCATTACAAAATCCATTGTATGGATTAATAAACATTCTTATTCTGTTGATTTTTATAATATTAACAATAACAAACTTTTACAAACTTAATAGAACATCCGCATATCTATTACTCCCATATTTATTCTGGGTTTCATTTGCCACTATATTAAACTTCTATTTATATAAGCTAAATTAA
- a CDS encoding HD domain-containing protein — MKEAENLYNNTNSAESLNLNDEYYFKLPEMKNNSQMKNDNENGTEKQKYSQVIEMREYLYAQDIEEETDQELKEKKEGNLAVLENHNKTVLDYALLIMEQIPNLSKKEKVSATTATILHDSGKLISDLKTHHTAGIQRAEEILKKIEGTTIDGIKINDQFIETVKSAIERHMNHPFLVKYINSGKRYPDPITIEDKIVFDADMLANIGFKNVGFRLNTEKFMNEDTKKSLEENTSILEQSFINVLEGEDGAKRLIDVLLLEESKDTAIDLIKTIDKIFEDLKNEKVFYEIQNIFSENGIFNIETIKNKGGLNLLKDVINEKIKKSGIKFEINPKIIAYIQI, encoded by the coding sequence ATGAAGGAAGCTGAAAATTTATATAATAATACAAACAGTGCTGAATCTCTAAATTTAAATGATGAATATTATTTCAAATTACCTGAAATGAAAAATAATAGTCAAATGAAAAATGACAATGAAAATGGAACAGAAAAACAAAAATACTCTCAAGTAATAGAAATGAGAGAATACTTATATGCACAAGATATAGAAGAAGAAACCGATCAAGAACTAAAAGAAAAAAAAGAGGGAAATTTGGCAGTTTTAGAAAATCATAATAAAACAGTTTTGGATTACGCGCTTCTAATAATGGAACAAATTCCAAACTTATCAAAAAAAGAAAAAGTTTCTGCAACTACTGCAACTATTTTGCATGATAGCGGAAAATTAATATCTGATTTAAAAACCCATCATACTGCAGGCATCCAAAGAGCAGAAGAAATATTAAAAAAAATAGAAGGTACAACAATAGATGGAATAAAAATAAATGATCAATTTATAGAAACTGTAAAATCTGCAATAGAAAGACATATGAACCATCCTTTTTTGGTAAAATATATAAATAGTGGAAAAAGATACCCTGATCCCATAACTATAGAAGATAAAATTGTTTTTGATGCAGATATGCTCGCAAACATAGGTTTTAAAAATGTTGGATTTAGATTAAATACAGAAAAGTTTATGAATGAAGATACAAAAAAATCTTTAGAAGAAAATACATCAATATTGGAACAAAGTTTCATAAATGTTTTAGAAGGAGAAGATGGAGCAAAAAGATTGATAGACGTTTTACTTCTAGAAGAAAGTAAAGATACGGCAATAGATTTAATAAAAACTATAGACAAAATTTTTGAGGATCTAAAAAACGAAAAAGTATTTTATGAAATTCAAAATATATTTTCTGAGAATGGAATATTTAATATAGAAACAATAAAAAATAAGGGCGGTCTTAATTTATTAAAAGATGTAATAAATGAAAAAATAAAAAAATCAGGTATAAAATTTGAAATAAATCCAAAGATAATAGCTTATATTCAAATATAA
- a CDS encoding nucleoside 2-deoxyribosyltransferase, producing MKIYFAGSITGGRDDKDIYRQMIKILSQYGTVLTEHVGNVNLNSKGEIKTDKFIYNRDMSWLKESDIIIAEISTPSIGVGYELGSSEAMEKNILCFYREQKDKRIPVMISGNKNIKIEKYKTIEDFGNIIKKFFNK from the coding sequence ATGAAAATTTATTTTGCAGGATCAATAACTGGCGGAAGAGATGACAAAGATATTTATCGCCAAATGATCAAAATTTTATCTCAATACGGGACAGTTCTTACTGAACATGTTGGAAATGTTAATTTAAATTCAAAAGGTGAAATCAAAACAGATAAATTTATATATAATAGAGACATGAGTTGGTTAAAGGAATCTGATATTATTATTGCTGAAATATCTACTCCAAGTATTGGAGTTGGCTATGAACTTGGATCTAGTGAGGCAATGGAAAAAAATATTTTATGTTTTTATCGTGAACAAAAAGATAAAAGAATTCCTGTAATGATTTCTGGAAACAAAAATATAAAAATAGAAAAATATAAAACAATAGAAGATTTCGGAAATATTATTAAAAAATTTTTTAATAAATAA
- a CDS encoding KH domain-containing protein, translated as MSERDKEFLESLVKFLVDSPDKVKATRTVDEMGVLLTLDVDPNDMGQIIGRRGNTARAIRTLLRVVGAKNNARVNLKINQPEGVRVPSEYNSSEHHSSEHRGSEVEASTSDVDDLKL; from the coding sequence ATGTCAGAAAGAGACAAAGAGTTTCTAGAAAGTCTTGTAAAATTCCTTGTAGACAGTCCAGACAAGGTAAAAGCAACAAGAACTGTTGATGAAATGGGAGTATTATTAACTCTCGATGTAGATCCAAATGATATGGGTCAAATAATCGGCAGAAGAGGTAACACAGCAAGAGCAATTAGAACTCTACTTAGAGTAGTAGGTGCTAAGAACAATGCAAGGGTTAACCTAAAGATAAATCAACCAGAAGGTGTTAGAGTTCCTTCAGAATACAATAGTTCAGAACATCATAGTTCAGAACATAGAGGTTCAGAAGTAGAAGCATCAACATCAGATGTAGATGATCTAAAATTATAA
- a CDS encoding helix-turn-helix domain-containing protein codes for MHKDLLIELGLSQNEAIVYEHLLINGKSLAGDIIKKTPLKRGVIYNALSDLVKKGLIKQGKTNKILSFSPNHPDKLREYIENREREVKKAEISLDSQMPMLLSSFNLVSNQPGVRIYEGKDGLAKTLNDSLSSKTEIVTYADIYGMEKYMGRANDKYITKRKELKIYKRAILADTPYARDYMKDYDKEVTELRYIDGKEYPMYLEMEIYDNKVSFMTFSDKKLIGVIIENEEIYKTQKSIFEIVWKNAKE; via the coding sequence ATGCACAAAGATCTATTAATAGAGTTAGGATTATCTCAAAATGAGGCCATTGTATATGAACATTTGCTTATAAATGGCAAGTCACTAGCAGGTGATATTATCAAAAAAACCCCATTAAAAAGAGGTGTTATATACAATGCCTTATCAGATTTAGTAAAAAAAGGACTTATAAAACAAGGAAAAACCAATAAAATCCTCTCTTTTTCCCCAAATCACCCAGATAAACTAAGGGAATATATAGAGAACAGAGAAAGAGAAGTAAAAAAAGCCGAAATTTCTCTTGATTCCCAGATGCCAATGCTACTATCAAGCTTTAACCTTGTTTCAAATCAGCCAGGAGTAAGAATATATGAAGGAAAAGACGGACTTGCAAAAACCCTCAATGATTCTCTGTCTTCAAAAACAGAAATCGTAACCTATGCTGATATTTATGGAATGGAAAAATACATGGGACGTGCAAATGACAAATACATTACAAAAAGAAAAGAATTAAAAATTTATAAACGTGCTATACTTGCAGATACTCCATATGCAAGAGATTATATGAAAGATTATGATAAAGAAGTTACAGAACTCAGATACATCGATGGAAAAGAATATCCAATGTATCTTGAAATGGAAATTTATGACAACAAAGTTTCTTTTATGACTTTTTCTGACAAAAAATTAATAGGCGTAATTATAGAAAACGAAGAAATATACAAAACCCAAAAATCTATATTTGAAATAGTTTGGAAAAACGCAAAAGAATAA
- a CDS encoding L-threonylcarbamoyladenylate synthase, with protein MVIKQIDIKNPDQEIINGAVEMLKSGKIVVYPTDTIYGIGCDILNKKSIQTIQTIKNRKKQKPLSIICSDLKDISRWANVSNMQYKILKKYLPGPYTFILTASSDAPKILQDPKRKAIGIRIPDNRVCLDIVSSLGNPIVTTSVNLAGEINYINPNDIKKDWYGKVDLILDAGELNNEPSTIVSLVDDNIEILRQGKGIFDF; from the coding sequence ATGGTAATAAAACAAATCGACATCAAAAATCCAGATCAAGAAATTATTAATGGTGCAGTTGAAATGCTAAAATCTGGAAAAATAGTAGTCTATCCAACAGATACTATTTATGGTATTGGTTGCGATATTTTAAACAAAAAATCAATTCAAACAATTCAGACAATAAAAAACCGCAAAAAACAAAAACCACTAAGTATAATTTGTAGTGATTTAAAAGATATTAGCAGATGGGCAAATGTTTCAAACATGCAGTACAAAATTTTAAAAAAATATCTACCAGGACCATATACATTTATATTAACAGCATCTAGTGATGCTCCAAAAATTCTCCAAGACCCAAAAAGAAAAGCAATTGGAATTAGAATCCCTGATAATCGTGTTTGTCTTGATATTGTATCAAGCTTAGGAAATCCAATTGTTACAACAAGTGTAAATTTAGCCGGTGAAATAAATTATATAAATCCTAATGATATAAAAAAGGATTGGTATGGAAAAGTAGATCTTATCCTTGATGCAGGAGAGTTAAACAATGAACCATCAACAATAGTAAGTTTGGTAGATGATAATATTGAAATTTTGAGACAAGGAAAAGGTATTTTTGATTTTTAA
- a CDS encoding glycerol-3-phosphate dehydrogenase — translation MLKTAVIGPGRWGTTNAWILSDISEKVYVFGESDDKDLINLKEKRENDYIKLKDNIALSSDINEVLNYASDFVCVVINGQNTREFFEKYKNEFLNYKGDVVLMMKSLEKETGMRLSKIYEEVTGRSDNLAVLVGPAHPQDLVNGLPTAMVVSGTNQEVINRIEMKFNHPLYRLYWNEDLIGVEIGAALKNTIGIMAGILSGLNMEPCYGILITRGPIEVSKIIKAHGGEFHTPFGLSHLGDYAATVFSHYSFNFQYGKTFAMGEDWDKSKVAEGSETILAVKELTGDFKKIDAPIHRALYNILYNSGDVKKELRVLFEKSKRHEFWD, via the coding sequence ATGTTAAAAACTGCAGTTATTGGTCCTGGAAGATGGGGTACTACAAATGCTTGGATATTATCTGATATTAGTGAAAAGGTTTATGTATTTGGTGAAAGTGATGACAAAGATTTGATAAATTTAAAAGAAAAAAGAGAAAATGATTATATAAAATTGAAAGACAATATAGCATTGTCATCTGATATAAATGAAGTCCTAAATTATGCAAGTGATTTTGTCTGTGTTGTAATAAACGGACAAAATACAAGAGAATTTTTTGAAAAATACAAAAATGAATTTTTAAATTACAAAGGTGATGTAGTATTGATGATGAAATCTCTTGAAAAAGAAACTGGCATGAGACTTTCCAAAATTTATGAAGAAGTCACAGGACGTAGCGACAATTTGGCAGTTTTGGTTGGCCCTGCTCATCCACAAGATTTGGTAAATGGACTTCCAACTGCAATGGTTGTCTCAGGTACAAATCAAGAAGTAATAAATCGTATTGAAATGAAATTCAATCATCCGCTTTATAGATTGTATTGGAATGAAGATTTAATAGGAGTAGAAATTGGTGCAGCACTAAAAAATACAATTGGTATTATGGCTGGAATTTTGTCAGGACTTAACATGGAACCATGTTATGGAATTCTTATAACTCGTGGTCCAATAGAAGTTTCAAAAATTATAAAAGCACATGGAGGAGAATTTCATACCCCATTTGGACTTTCGCATTTAGGCGATTATGCTGCGACTGTTTTTTCTCATTATAGTTTTAATTTTCAATATGGAAAAACATTTGCAATGGGAGAAGATTGGGATAAGAGCAAGGTCGCAGAAGGATCTGAGACTATTTTAGCAGTAAAAGAATTAACCGGAGATTTCAAAAAAATAGATGCTCCAATTCACAGAGCACTTTATAATATTTTGTATAATAGTGGAGATGTAAAAAAAGAATTGAGAGTATTGTTTGAAAAATCCAAAAGACATGAGTTTTGGGATTGA